The following are encoded together in the Salinibacterium sp. UTAS2018 genome:
- a CDS encoding ABC transporter substrate-binding protein — MTAKKFAKSVIAGAAALALLAGCSGGGDTDGKITLDVWTFGGMGLDEAFATYQEENPNIILKVTNAGGSDEQAQALTTALAGGKGPDVAAIEVGYMSQFKAQPQNFVDLRTLGSDDIESSFLDWRWSQGVAADGSVVGIPTDVGGLAMAYRTDLFEAAGLPSDRDEVSALWPTWDDFIEVGAEYRAATGKGMIDNVNSAIFNPAVRQGSEMYYGAGGDDDLIYDSNPDVQEAFGYALEAIDSDISSRTPSWSEAWNAGMNNGDFAVLAAPAWMMTYISQQAPDTSGKWDIAAVPENAGNWGGSQLAIPAKSDHPEEAFAFIEWLMSPERQLEIFQAHGNFPSTPELYDTPDIQNFTSEFFNDAPVGPIYANSVESIEPIFEGPQQRIIDTAILNSLSQVENGEEPAADAWSNALKNVKTALGG, encoded by the coding sequence ATGACAGCGAAAAAATTTGCCAAATCAGTGATCGCCGGAGCCGCAGCTCTCGCGCTTCTCGCCGGATGCTCGGGCGGAGGTGACACCGACGGAAAGATCACACTCGACGTCTGGACCTTCGGTGGCATGGGCCTCGACGAAGCATTCGCAACGTACCAAGAAGAAAACCCCAACATCATCCTCAAGGTCACCAATGCCGGAGGATCTGACGAGCAAGCTCAGGCACTGACCACCGCCCTCGCCGGCGGCAAGGGACCAGACGTAGCGGCGATCGAAGTCGGCTATATGTCTCAGTTCAAGGCTCAGCCGCAAAACTTCGTCGATCTGCGTACTCTCGGCTCAGACGACATCGAAAGCAGCTTTCTCGACTGGCGCTGGTCTCAGGGCGTTGCCGCTGACGGATCGGTAGTCGGCATCCCGACCGACGTGGGCGGGCTCGCAATGGCCTACCGCACCGACCTCTTCGAAGCTGCCGGGCTCCCCAGCGACCGTGACGAAGTCAGTGCACTCTGGCCCACGTGGGACGACTTCATCGAGGTCGGCGCAGAGTACCGCGCAGCCACCGGCAAGGGCATGATCGACAACGTTAACAGCGCGATCTTCAACCCCGCGGTGCGCCAGGGCAGCGAAATGTACTACGGCGCCGGTGGCGACGACGACCTCATCTACGACAGCAACCCTGACGTGCAAGAGGCGTTTGGCTATGCGCTCGAGGCTATCGATTCGGACATCAGCTCGCGCACCCCATCATGGAGTGAAGCGTGGAACGCTGGCATGAACAACGGTGACTTCGCCGTGCTCGCCGCTCCAGCGTGGATGATGACCTACATTTCTCAGCAGGCGCCAGACACCTCAGGAAAGTGGGATATCGCAGCGGTTCCCGAGAACGCCGGCAACTGGGGCGGTAGTCAGCTCGCTATCCCCGCTAAGTCGGACCACCCCGAAGAGGCATTCGCCTTCATCGAGTGGCTCATGTCGCCGGAGCGTCAGCTCGAGATCTTCCAGGCCCACGGCAATTTCCCGTCGACCCCGGAACTTTACGACACCCCTGACATCCAGAACTTCACCAGTGAGTTCTTCAACGATGCCCCCGTCGGACCGATCTACGCCAACAGCGTGGAATCCATCGAGCCGATCTTCGAAGGTCCGCAGCAGCGCATCATCGACACCGCGATCTTGAACTCGCTCTCGCAGGTCGAGAACGGTGAAGAACCTGCGGCCGATGCCTGGTCCAACGCACTCAAGAATGTTAAGACTGCCCTAGGCGGCTAG
- a CDS encoding glycoside hydrolase family 3 N-terminal domain-containing protein: MTLSITTPADASETNDQVENLIAQMTLEEKLAQLVGIWVGAGVDGESVAPMQSAQEDGVDDFNEFSKNGLGHLTRVFGTVPVSPAAGRSALGRTQRWLRDNTRLGIPAIAHEECLTGLAAWQATTFPTPLAWGATFDPALIEEMGHAIGESMAKLGVHQGLAPVLDVIRDVRWGRVEECIAEDPFVVGELGSAYVRGLQSTGVIATLKHFVGYSNSRAGRNLAPVHAGPREVADVLLVPFEMAVLDAGVGSVMHSYAEIDGVPVASDPTLLTDLLRDRWGFEGTVVADYFGVAFLESLHQVASDLGDAAAQALTAGVDVELPTGKAYLAPLAAKVHNGEVDIALVDRALRRVLTQKQQLGLLDPESAAFSVDATDDEIDLDPPQHRAIAAAIAEKSITLLSNGGILPLAPDARIAVVGPNAHRTAALFGCYSFTNHVLGQHPDVAMGIEVETLFESLSHDFSGVLGYAQGCAVDDDDTSKIAEAVKLATTAEVAVIAVGDHAGLFGRGTSGEGCDRDSLELPGVQRQLVEAVLDTGTPVVLVVISGRPYAIDWAAARGAAIVQAFFPGEEGAAAMSGAIAGRINPSGRLAVSVPRSAGSQPYSYLHPRLGEPSEVSNLTTAPAFPFGFGLSYTSFRYSDAGIASETIAADGRFDIHLTVTNTGTLEGDEVVQVYANDVVSSVTRPTRQLVAFTRVTLQPGESRTLAMSIPTTRIAFSDRSLTRIVEPGDVRLWLGSDCETEAEPLGTVTITGPVHTVTTDDSRNVDITVVT; this comes from the coding sequence ATGACTCTCTCTATCACCACGCCCGCTGACGCCAGCGAAACCAACGATCAGGTCGAGAATCTCATCGCGCAGATGACCCTCGAAGAAAAGCTCGCCCAGCTCGTCGGCATTTGGGTGGGCGCGGGCGTCGACGGCGAGAGTGTCGCTCCGATGCAGAGTGCACAGGAAGACGGCGTCGACGACTTCAACGAATTCTCGAAGAACGGACTCGGTCACCTCACTCGGGTGTTCGGTACGGTTCCGGTCAGCCCTGCCGCCGGTCGCTCCGCGTTGGGCCGCACCCAACGGTGGTTGCGTGACAACACTCGGCTGGGAATCCCAGCGATTGCCCACGAAGAGTGCCTCACCGGTTTGGCGGCGTGGCAAGCGACCACGTTCCCCACTCCCTTGGCGTGGGGCGCAACGTTTGATCCGGCCCTCATCGAAGAGATGGGGCACGCGATCGGCGAGAGTATGGCCAAGCTCGGGGTTCACCAGGGCCTCGCTCCCGTGCTCGATGTTATCCGCGACGTGCGCTGGGGCCGGGTCGAAGAGTGCATTGCCGAAGACCCTTTCGTCGTTGGGGAACTCGGTTCTGCCTACGTCCGTGGACTGCAATCCACGGGCGTCATCGCCACCCTCAAGCACTTCGTCGGGTACTCGAACTCGCGAGCGGGGCGCAACCTGGCTCCCGTGCATGCCGGCCCGCGCGAAGTGGCCGACGTGCTGCTTGTTCCCTTTGAGATGGCGGTGCTGGATGCGGGCGTGGGCTCGGTCATGCACTCGTACGCCGAAATTGACGGCGTTCCCGTTGCATCCGACCCCACCCTGTTGACTGACCTTTTGCGCGATCGCTGGGGCTTCGAAGGAACCGTCGTCGCCGATTACTTCGGCGTCGCTTTTCTTGAATCGCTGCATCAGGTTGCCAGCGATCTGGGTGATGCGGCCGCTCAAGCCTTGACCGCGGGCGTCGATGTCGAGTTACCCACGGGTAAGGCCTACTTGGCACCGCTCGCTGCGAAGGTCCACAACGGAGAGGTCGACATTGCGCTCGTCGATCGGGCTCTGCGCCGGGTGCTCACACAGAAGCAACAGCTCGGCTTGCTTGACCCCGAATCGGCTGCTTTCTCGGTAGATGCCACTGACGACGAGATCGATCTCGATCCCCCGCAGCACCGCGCGATCGCCGCGGCCATCGCCGAAAAGTCAATCACGCTGTTGAGCAACGGGGGCATTCTGCCGTTGGCTCCGGACGCTCGGATTGCTGTTGTGGGCCCCAACGCGCACCGCACCGCTGCCCTCTTCGGCTGCTACTCCTTCACCAATCACGTGCTCGGGCAACATCCGGATGTCGCCATGGGCATTGAAGTCGAGACTCTGTTCGAGAGCCTCAGCCACGATTTCAGCGGGGTGCTTGGCTACGCGCAGGGCTGCGCTGTGGACGACGACGACACCTCGAAAATTGCGGAGGCGGTAAAGCTGGCCACCACTGCAGAGGTTGCCGTCATTGCCGTCGGCGACCACGCCGGTCTCTTTGGCCGCGGCACTTCAGGTGAAGGCTGCGACCGCGACTCGCTCGAGCTTCCCGGCGTTCAACGCCAGCTCGTCGAAGCAGTGCTCGACACCGGAACCCCGGTCGTACTCGTAGTCATTTCCGGACGCCCCTATGCCATCGACTGGGCTGCTGCTCGCGGCGCCGCCATCGTTCAAGCGTTCTTCCCCGGCGAAGAGGGGGCCGCGGCAATGAGCGGTGCGATCGCCGGTCGCATCAATCCCTCAGGCCGACTCGCCGTTTCGGTGCCCCGCTCAGCAGGGTCGCAACCGTACTCGTACCTTCACCCGCGCCTCGGCGAACCGAGCGAAGTATCCAACCTCACGACGGCTCCCGCCTTCCCCTTCGGCTTCGGGCTCAGCTACACGAGCTTCCGCTATTCGGATGCGGGCATCGCCTCGGAGACGATTGCTGCCGACGGTAGGTTCGACATCCACCTCACCGTAACCAACACGGGCACGCTCGAAGGTGACGAGGTCGTTCAGGTGTACGCCAATGATGTCGTGAGCTCTGTTACCCGGCCCACGCGTCAGTTGGTGGCGTTCACGCGAGTGACGCTGCAGCCGGGAGAATCGCGCACTCTCGCGATGAGCATCCCGACCACGCGTATCGCGTTCAGCGACCGCAGCCTGACGCGCATCGTCGAACCTGGCGACGTGCGGCTGTGGCTCGGCAGCGATTGCGAGACCGAAGCGGAGCCGCTCGGAACGGTCACCATCACGGGGCCGGTTCATACCGTAACGACGGACGACAGCCGAAACGTCGATATCACCGTCGTCACCTAA
- a CDS encoding S9 family peptidase encodes MKTSLVKRNSFWLVLSLVMMLVTSIGASIVQTGAGSISVKDMRWETSSGQMMSALLFKPDTATVDNKAPVIVVSHGWWNNREMQDANYVELARRGYVVVSIDMYGHGNSSPLLTDNLTLGGTGMYDAVKLVADFPYVDTDKIGVSGHSNGARAANFSTVLDNAADEQLISAILLVDNDAVYTDAEAENAYFNLYGARDVGIVADQYDEFFFRSYSAEGEVLTPPRDYIGTPNAQSFLHFGANPEDVSSDVRGASEFFTDSVDGQDALRVVYTPAENHPWGTISKTTVASQIEFFQEAFGAPNEIAAGSQVWQVKETFTLFGLIGFGIFLLAFTRAMLSTRAFAGLRAPAAAVVPATRKGLAWFWGGLVVSAIISGWSWLILANTPWVGAIAFNAVPFFMPQGAVFFVAFWAAVNAIAAIIIMTISYLVFGRKNGLDLRASGVLPGWKKFFHGIGLALVVVVSAYAIVFVLDYFFKTDFRWWVIAVKAFTPDKVGIALMYLPLFAIYFVANSVAVNAFNRFSIRGKEWINTALLAFFNALAPIVLVIAQYTNFFTTGYTIDGFGGIFSIWLYPVIVILAVTAVISRKIYRETNNPYIAGFINAAIVTLISVTNTLTAA; translated from the coding sequence ATGAAAACCTCGTTAGTAAAGAGGAACAGCTTCTGGCTCGTTCTCTCGCTAGTCATGATGTTGGTCACATCCATCGGTGCGTCCATCGTTCAAACCGGTGCAGGCTCAATCAGCGTGAAGGACATGCGCTGGGAGACCTCATCGGGTCAGATGATGAGCGCGCTGCTCTTCAAGCCTGACACCGCAACCGTCGACAACAAGGCTCCGGTCATCGTGGTGAGCCACGGTTGGTGGAACAACCGCGAAATGCAAGACGCCAACTACGTTGAGCTTGCACGTCGCGGCTACGTTGTTGTGTCGATCGACATGTACGGTCACGGCAACTCCTCGCCGCTGCTGACGGACAACTTGACGCTCGGTGGAACCGGTATGTACGACGCTGTCAAGCTCGTCGCCGACTTCCCCTACGTCGACACCGACAAGATTGGTGTGAGCGGTCACTCGAACGGTGCGCGCGCCGCAAACTTCTCGACCGTGCTCGACAACGCCGCTGATGAACAGCTCATCTCGGCAATCTTGCTCGTCGACAACGACGCTGTCTACACGGATGCCGAAGCTGAGAACGCGTACTTCAACCTCTACGGTGCCCGCGATGTCGGAATCGTTGCTGACCAGTACGACGAGTTCTTCTTCCGTAGCTACAGCGCCGAGGGCGAAGTTCTCACCCCGCCGCGTGACTACATCGGAACCCCGAACGCCCAGTCGTTCCTCCACTTCGGTGCAAACCCTGAAGACGTGTCGTCTGATGTTCGCGGCGCGAGTGAGTTCTTCACCGACTCGGTCGATGGCCAGGACGCCCTGCGCGTTGTGTACACGCCGGCAGAGAACCACCCGTGGGGAACCATCTCCAAGACGACCGTTGCTAGCCAGATCGAGTTCTTCCAAGAAGCGTTTGGTGCTCCCAACGAGATCGCAGCAGGCTCGCAGGTGTGGCAGGTCAAGGAGACCTTCACGCTCTTCGGTCTGATCGGCTTTGGAATCTTCCTGCTCGCCTTCACGCGCGCCATGTTGTCGACCCGTGCTTTCGCTGGTCTGCGCGCTCCGGCTGCTGCCGTTGTTCCGGCTACCCGCAAGGGACTCGCCTGGTTCTGGGGCGGACTGGTTGTTTCGGCAATCATCTCCGGTTGGAGCTGGTTGATCCTTGCTAACACCCCGTGGGTGGGAGCGATCGCGTTCAACGCTGTTCCGTTCTTCATGCCTCAGGGCGCCGTGTTCTTCGTAGCCTTCTGGGCCGCGGTCAACGCGATCGCTGCGATCATCATCATGACGATCTCCTACCTCGTCTTCGGACGCAAGAACGGTCTCGACCTTCGCGCATCCGGAGTTCTGCCGGGCTGGAAGAAGTTCTTCCACGGAATCGGTCTGGCCTTGGTCGTTGTTGTATCGGCCTACGCGATCGTCTTCGTGCTCGACTACTTCTTCAAGACGGACTTCCGCTGGTGGGTCATCGCTGTCAAGGCGTTCACGCCGGACAAGGTCGGCATTGCGCTCATGTACCTGCCGCTCTTCGCGATCTACTTCGTGGCGAACTCGGTTGCGGTCAACGCCTTCAACCGCTTCTCCATCCGCGGTAAGGAATGGATCAACACGGCACTGCTCGCGTTCTTCAACGCTCTGGCGCCCATCGTTCTCGTCATCGCTCAGTACACCAACTTCTTCACCACGGGGTACACGATCGACGGCTTCGGCGGAATCTTCAGCATCTGGCTGTACCCGGTCATCGTCATCTTGGCCGTCACCGCAGTTATCTCGCGCAAGATCTACCGTGAGACGAACAACCCGTACATCGCCGGCTTCATCAACGCGGCAATCGTTACCCTCATCTCGGTAACGAACACGCTCACCGCAGCGTAA
- a CDS encoding glycerol-3-phosphate dehydrogenase/oxidase — protein sequence MADQSLTRETRDSAIQRLMESVQPGRELDVLVIGGGITGAGIALDAATRGLDTVVVESQDWAAGSSSRASKLIHGGLRYLQMLDFKLVHEALTERDLLLNNVAPHLVRPLPFLYPLRHHVWERAFVGAGIALYDFLASVTVKSTSGKRSVPWHRHLSRKQLAVRFPGLAHDAAVGAIEYWDANVDDARYVVSVIRTASAHGAGAATRMQVVEITKNEKGVVNGAVMVDLETGKSFPVRAKAVINSTGVWTGETQALAHESGGLKVLASKGIHIVVPRERIKGEAGLILQTSKSVLFVIPWSRYWVIGTTDTPWKENLLNPAATADDIDYVIAEANAVLANPIDRTDVIGTWAGLRPLLQPGTIEGTNSAKVSREHTVASPIPGLTVIAGGKFTTYRVMAKDAVDFAIGKEAAKANPSTTATVALLGADGLEQATASAAALGAKYGWSDQMVDHLLHRYGAKISEIAAIAEAEPAMGKPLAQASAYLRAEIAYAITHEGALHLEDLMVRRTRMNYEYLNEAMAAVPEVAEIAATLLGWDEQTTAHEVATYSQMAEAVAAAALTRDDESASDVREAAPQIVPLVTPPAPEAK from the coding sequence ATGGCTGATCAATCCCTCACCCGCGAAACCCGCGACAGCGCCATCCAGCGATTGATGGAGAGCGTGCAACCAGGTCGTGAACTCGACGTTCTCGTCATTGGTGGTGGAATCACCGGCGCCGGAATTGCTCTGGATGCTGCCACGCGTGGTCTCGACACTGTCGTTGTCGAATCCCAAGACTGGGCTGCCGGTTCCTCCAGCCGCGCCAGCAAGCTCATCCACGGCGGACTCCGCTACTTGCAGATGCTCGACTTCAAGCTCGTGCACGAGGCACTCACCGAGCGCGACTTGCTGCTCAACAACGTGGCACCGCACCTCGTGCGCCCGCTGCCGTTCCTGTACCCCCTGCGTCACCACGTCTGGGAGCGCGCCTTCGTCGGCGCCGGCATTGCCCTCTACGACTTCCTCGCCTCCGTCACAGTCAAGAGCACATCGGGCAAGCGCAGCGTGCCGTGGCACCGCCACTTGTCGCGCAAGCAGCTCGCTGTTCGCTTCCCCGGTCTTGCTCACGACGCCGCGGTCGGCGCGATCGAATACTGGGATGCCAACGTCGATGATGCTCGGTACGTCGTCAGCGTCATCCGCACCGCTTCGGCTCACGGAGCCGGCGCCGCTACGCGCATGCAGGTTGTGGAGATCACCAAAAACGAGAAGGGCGTCGTCAACGGCGCCGTCATGGTCGACCTCGAAACGGGAAAGAGCTTCCCGGTTCGCGCCAAGGCCGTCATCAACTCCACCGGCGTCTGGACTGGTGAGACTCAAGCTCTCGCCCACGAAAGCGGCGGGCTCAAGGTTCTGGCCTCGAAGGGCATCCACATTGTTGTTCCTCGCGAACGCATCAAGGGTGAAGCCGGCCTAATTCTACAAACTTCCAAGAGCGTGCTCTTCGTGATTCCCTGGTCACGCTATTGGGTCATCGGCACTACTGACACCCCGTGGAAAGAGAACCTTCTCAACCCTGCGGCCACCGCCGATGACATTGACTACGTCATTGCTGAAGCTAACGCAGTGCTCGCGAACCCCATCGATCGCACCGACGTGATCGGCACGTGGGCGGGCCTTCGCCCCCTGCTGCAGCCGGGCACGATAGAGGGCACGAACTCTGCGAAGGTCTCGCGGGAGCACACTGTGGCATCCCCGATTCCCGGGCTCACCGTCATCGCCGGTGGAAAGTTCACCACTTACCGCGTGATGGCGAAGGATGCTGTTGACTTTGCGATCGGCAAGGAAGCGGCCAAGGCCAACCCCTCTACGACCGCCACCGTCGCGCTTCTCGGAGCTGACGGCCTCGAGCAAGCAACCGCCAGCGCCGCTGCGCTCGGCGCAAAGTACGGCTGGAGCGACCAGATGGTCGACCACCTGCTGCACCGTTACGGCGCGAAAATCTCCGAGATCGCCGCCATCGCGGAGGCGGAGCCCGCCATGGGCAAGCCCCTCGCGCAGGCTTCCGCTTATCTCCGGGCCGAAATCGCGTACGCGATCACTCATGAAGGCGCCCTTCACCTCGAAGACCTCATGGTTCGCCGCACGCGCATGAACTACGAGTACCTCAACGAGGCCATGGCTGCCGTTCCCGAGGTAGCAGAAATTGCCGCAACGCTTCTCGGTTGGGATGAGCAGACCACCGCTCATGAAGTTGCGACCTATAGCCAGATGGCAGAGGCCGTCGCTGCTGCGGCGCTCACCCGCGACGACGAGAGCGCGTCCGACGTGCGCGAAGCAGCACCGCAAATCGTGCCGCTCGTCACTCCGCCAGCACCCGAAGCAAAATAA
- a CDS encoding carbohydrate ABC transporter permease, whose translation MTTSTPDSVATTPHRPLKRAFAGRVRWWTYAFLFGSVLLSAFPLYWMFVVSTNDSAAVSQTPPTIVPGGNFFVLAEQVFTTVPFVQSLLNSFIVAGSIAISQMILCTLAGFAFAKLEFRGRDPLFIVVLITMMVPTQLAVIPLYMIMSNLEWIDTLQALIVPGMASAFGIFWMRQHLSTVLNNELMQAARIDGCSTWQIYWRIAFPLVRSAGFVLGLLAFVTAWNDFLWPLIVIQSPENYTVQLAIKALQRQYFVDYGLAMSGSFLATIPLLILFIFVGRKMVAGVMDGAFKG comes from the coding sequence ATGACTACTTCCACCCCCGACTCTGTCGCCACCACTCCACATCGCCCCCTCAAACGTGCTTTCGCCGGTCGCGTGCGCTGGTGGACCTATGCGTTCCTCTTTGGCTCGGTACTCTTGAGCGCATTTCCGCTCTATTGGATGTTCGTCGTCTCGACGAACGATTCCGCTGCGGTATCCCAAACGCCTCCGACTATCGTGCCCGGCGGCAACTTTTTCGTTCTAGCGGAGCAGGTCTTCACCACCGTGCCGTTCGTGCAGAGCCTGCTGAACTCGTTCATCGTTGCCGGCAGCATCGCAATTTCTCAAATGATCTTGTGCACTCTGGCCGGATTCGCTTTCGCAAAGTTGGAGTTTCGCGGGCGCGACCCACTCTTCATCGTCGTTCTCATCACCATGATGGTTCCCACCCAGCTCGCCGTAATCCCGCTCTACATGATCATGTCGAACCTTGAGTGGATCGATACTCTGCAGGCGCTCATCGTGCCGGGAATGGCCAGCGCCTTCGGTATCTTCTGGATGCGCCAGCACCTCTCGACCGTTCTCAACAACGAACTCATGCAGGCGGCGAGAATCGACGGTTGCAGCACCTGGCAGATCTATTGGCGCATCGCCTTCCCCCTCGTGCGCTCCGCTGGATTCGTGCTCGGACTCCTCGCGTTCGTCACCGCCTGGAATGACTTCCTTTGGCCGCTCATTGTGATTCAGTCGCCCGAAAACTACACGGTGCAATTGGCCATCAAGGCTCTGCAGCGGCAGTACTTCGTTGACTACGGTCTCGCGATGTCGGGATCGTTCCTCGCAACGATTCCGCTGCTAATCCTCTTCATCTTCGTCGGCCGCAAGATGGTTGCCGGCGTCATGGATGGCGCCTTCAAGGGGTAA
- the glpK gene encoding glycerol kinase GlpK, translated as MTQYILSIDQGTTSSRSIIFDHDARIVSSGQLEHEQIFPRAGWVEHDPMEIWDNVRETVGLSLSRANLTYQDIAAVGITNQRETTVVWNKITGVPVTNAIVWQDTRTQHIITELAGNDGLEKYKAITGLPLAPYFAGPKVTWILRYIDGAQEAADRGELLFGTIDTWLLWNLTGGIDGGVHATDVTNASRTMLMDLDTLQWREDIAADMGIPLSMLPEIRSSSEVFGHCRDHGSLPGVPIAGILGDQQAATFGQACFSEGMAKNTYGTGNFLLLNTGTKRVHSNNGLLTTVCYKLGDAAPVYALEGSIAVTGSLIQWLRDNLGMFSDAPDVERLALEVEDNGGAYFVPAFSGLFAPYWRPDARGALLGLTRYVTKNHIARAALEATAYQTREVMDAMNADAGVDLAELRVDGGMVVNELLMQFQADQLGVDVIRPRITETTALGAAFAAGIAIGFWESEHDVLSTWNEDKRWKPQMARLERDQLYRNWKKAVTKTMGWVDEDVET; from the coding sequence ATGACACAGTACATACTGTCGATTGACCAAGGAACGACGAGCTCGCGCTCGATCATCTTTGATCACGACGCGCGTATCGTTTCGAGCGGTCAGCTTGAGCACGAACAGATTTTTCCTCGAGCCGGCTGGGTCGAACACGACCCGATGGAGATCTGGGACAACGTTCGGGAGACCGTGGGTCTCTCGCTCTCGCGGGCCAACCTGACTTATCAGGACATTGCCGCGGTTGGCATCACTAACCAGCGCGAAACCACGGTGGTGTGGAACAAGATCACCGGCGTCCCGGTCACGAATGCCATCGTCTGGCAAGACACTCGCACCCAGCACATCATCACGGAGCTTGCAGGCAACGACGGCCTTGAGAAGTACAAGGCCATTACGGGCTTGCCACTCGCGCCGTACTTTGCGGGCCCGAAGGTCACGTGGATTCTGCGCTACATCGATGGCGCCCAAGAGGCAGCGGACCGCGGCGAGCTACTGTTTGGAACGATCGACACCTGGTTGCTCTGGAACCTCACCGGTGGCATCGACGGGGGAGTGCACGCGACCGACGTGACCAACGCCTCCCGCACCATGCTCATGGATCTCGACACTCTCCAGTGGCGCGAAGATATCGCCGCAGACATGGGCATCCCGCTGTCGATGCTGCCCGAAATTCGCTCTTCCAGCGAGGTCTTTGGCCACTGTCGCGACCACGGCTCGCTCCCCGGAGTGCCCATCGCGGGCATCCTCGGCGACCAGCAAGCCGCGACGTTCGGCCAGGCCTGCTTCAGCGAAGGCATGGCGAAGAACACGTACGGCACCGGCAACTTCTTGCTGCTGAACACCGGTACGAAGCGTGTTCACAGCAACAACGGCCTGCTCACCACCGTCTGCTACAAGCTCGGTGACGCCGCTCCCGTGTACGCCCTCGAGGGATCGATCGCTGTCACTGGCTCGCTTATCCAGTGGCTGCGGGACAACCTCGGCATGTTCTCTGACGCTCCCGACGTTGAGCGCCTCGCTCTCGAAGTCGAAGACAACGGTGGTGCCTACTTTGTGCCGGCTTTCTCCGGACTTTTCGCCCCCTACTGGCGACCGGATGCTCGCGGAGCGCTGCTCGGCCTCACCCGTTACGTCACTAAGAACCACATCGCTCGTGCCGCCCTCGAAGCCACCGCGTACCAAACGCGCGAGGTTATGGACGCCATGAACGCGGATGCCGGAGTCGACCTTGCGGAACTCCGCGTCGATGGCGGCATGGTGGTCAACGAACTTCTCATGCAGTTTCAGGCAGACCAGCTGGGCGTGGATGTCATCCGCCCCCGCATCACCGAAACGACTGCTCTCGGAGCCGCCTTTGCGGCCGGGATCGCGATCGGTTTCTGGGAGAGCGAGCACGACGTGCTGTCGACCTGGAATGAAGACAAGAGGTGGAAGCCGCAGATGGCTCGCCTCGAGAGAGATCAGCTTTACCGCAACTGGAAAAAGGCGGTAACCAAGACCATGGGCTGGGTTGATGAGGACGTGGAGACCTAA
- a CDS encoding carbohydrate ABC transporter permease: MVLSAPPRSAPAPQRPKSTKSTGLKPRRRIKSATRMDAFAPYMYIAPFFALFAVFGLFPTVFTFYVALFDWNPIGGQTFIGLDNFVTLYGDERFWNAMRNTFSIWILSTVPQLLLALFLAQLLNNVRLKFANLFRMTMLVPYITSVVATTIVFASLFGRDYGLINSFLNLFGVQSIDFAANTFASHIMVSTMVLWRWFGYNTLIYLAALQAIPKDIYEAAAIDGAGGFKQFFYVTIPSLRPVIIFTIIVSTIGGLQVFTEPLLLSAPGLTGGAGRQFQTLSLFMYEQGFGNFQFGYGSAIGVTLFALIVVFSVINYLLSRRITSDE; the protein is encoded by the coding sequence ATGGTTCTGTCTGCCCCTCCCCGTTCTGCCCCCGCGCCTCAGCGCCCCAAGAGCACCAAGAGCACCGGTCTCAAGCCTCGCCGTCGCATCAAGTCGGCGACGCGCATGGATGCTTTTGCCCCGTACATGTACATTGCGCCATTCTTCGCGCTCTTCGCAGTGTTCGGCCTATTCCCCACCGTCTTCACGTTCTATGTCGCTCTCTTCGACTGGAACCCGATCGGCGGCCAGACGTTCATCGGCCTGGATAACTTCGTCACCCTCTACGGCGACGAGCGTTTCTGGAACGCGATGCGCAACACCTTCAGCATCTGGATTCTCTCGACTGTTCCGCAGCTGCTGCTCGCCCTCTTCCTTGCTCAGCTACTCAACAACGTTCGATTGAAGTTCGCCAACCTGTTCCGGATGACGATGCTCGTTCCGTACATCACCTCGGTTGTGGCGACAACGATCGTTTTCGCGTCGCTCTTTGGTCGCGACTACGGCCTCATCAACAGCTTCCTCAACCTCTTCGGCGTTCAATCCATTGACTTCGCCGCGAATACCTTTGCGAGCCACATCATGGTCTCGACCATGGTGCTCTGGCGTTGGTTCGGGTACAACACTCTGATCTACTTGGCGGCGCTCCAAGCGATCCCGAAGGACATCTATGAGGCTGCCGCCATCGATGGTGCTGGAGGGTTCAAGCAGTTCTTCTATGTGACGATTCCGTCGCTTCGTCCGGTCATCATCTTCACCATCATCGTCTCAACGATTGGTGGACTTCAGGTCTTCACTGAGCCTCTGCTGCTCTCCGCTCCCGGCCTCACGGGCGGTGCCGGTCGCCAGTTCCAGACCCTCAGCCTGTTCATGTACGAGCAAGGGTTCGGCAACTTCCAGTTCGGCTATGGCTCCGCAATCGGTGTGACATTGTTCGCCCTGATCGTCGTGTTCTCTGTCATCAACTATCTGCTCTCTCGTCGCATCACCTCAGACGAATAA